In the Streptomyces formicae genome, one interval contains:
- a CDS encoding cytochrome P450, with product MLHESSTPAPDNALEGGALAASADPVRLPVERPSGCPFDPPAELARLRAERPLARLSFPDGHVGWLATSYAVARAVLSDSRFSSRYEFMHLPFETGFTGELPPAPVGDMTGMDAPEHTRYRRLLAGKFTVRRMALLGDRIERITADHLDAMERQGPTVDLVTAYAQPIPALTICELLGVPYDEHHFFQESTATVMSHSSTPEDVAAAMTAMHEYLGRLVVAKRAAPTDDLLSDLTGSDLDDEELTGLAVFLLGAGLDTTANMIALGTFALLSNPDQFAALRADPGLADQAVEELMRYLTIAQLSARSALEDVELAGQVVRAGETVAVSMEAADRDPAKYPDPDVLDLRRKASGQLGFGHGIHQCLGQQLARVEMRAAFPALVTRFPTLRLAVPADEIPLRTGMNIFGVHRLPVTWDE from the coding sequence ATGCTGCACGAATCATCAACTCCAGCCCCCGACAACGCACTTGAGGGCGGTGCCTTAGCCGCGAGTGCCGATCCGGTCCGGCTTCCCGTCGAGCGCCCCTCGGGATGCCCCTTCGATCCGCCCGCCGAGCTGGCACGGCTGCGCGCCGAACGCCCGCTGGCCCGGCTGAGCTTCCCCGACGGACACGTGGGCTGGCTGGCCACCAGTTACGCGGTGGCGCGCGCGGTCCTCTCCGACTCACGCTTCAGCTCCCGGTACGAATTCATGCACCTGCCCTTCGAGACCGGCTTCACCGGCGAGCTGCCCCCGGCGCCGGTCGGCGACATGACCGGGATGGACGCGCCGGAGCACACCCGCTACCGGCGACTGCTCGCGGGCAAGTTCACCGTCCGCAGGATGGCGCTGCTCGGCGATCGCATCGAACGGATCACCGCCGACCACCTCGACGCCATGGAGCGGCAGGGACCGACCGTGGACCTGGTGACGGCGTACGCGCAGCCCATCCCCGCCCTCACCATCTGTGAACTCCTCGGCGTGCCCTACGACGAGCACCACTTCTTCCAGGAGAGCACCGCGACGGTCATGTCCCACAGCTCCACTCCGGAGGACGTGGCCGCCGCCATGACGGCGATGCACGAGTACCTGGGTCGGCTGGTCGTCGCCAAGCGTGCCGCGCCCACCGACGACCTGCTCAGCGACCTGACCGGCAGCGACCTCGACGACGAGGAGCTCACCGGCCTCGCCGTCTTCCTGCTCGGCGCCGGTCTCGACACCACTGCCAACATGATCGCGCTCGGCACCTTCGCGCTGCTGAGCAACCCGGACCAGTTCGCCGCGCTGCGCGCCGATCCGGGCCTCGCCGACCAGGCCGTCGAGGAGCTCATGCGCTATCTGACGATCGCCCAGTTGTCGGCCCGGAGCGCCCTGGAGGACGTGGAGCTGGCCGGACAGGTCGTCAGGGCCGGGGAAACGGTCGCCGTCTCGATGGAGGCCGCCGACCGCGACCCGGCCAAGTACCCCGACCCCGACGTGCTCGACCTGCGCCGCAAGGCGAGCGGTCAGCTCGGCTTCGGGCACGGCATCCACCAGTGCCTCGGCCAGCAGCTGGCCCGCGTCGAGATGCGGGCCGCGTTCCCCGCGCTCGTCACGCGGTTCCCGACGCTGCGCCTCGCCGTCCCCGCCGACGAGATCCCGCTGCGCACCGGCATGAACATCTTCGGGGTGCACCGGCTCCCCGTCACCTGGGACGAGTAG
- a CDS encoding SDR family NAD(P)-dependent oxidoreductase, translated as MSESHLSARTVLVTGATSGIGHETARQLAERGATVLLHGRTHEEARAAADRLIATADVDAARLHTYGADFAHLDEVGTLADTIVRAHPHLDVLVNKAGMAAPERHTLTADGNEIAFQVNFLAHYLLTCLLEPALTSEPGGRVVNVSSSLHRTASIQWSDPHRTRRYSRLAAYAQSQLALTVFAADPRVTAVSVHPGVCGTALLPLYANEGVTPAEGASHVVRLCDPAFEVVNGAYYDRAERVAPAVAATEDRTVKRLSRLADLLVGRTAA; from the coding sequence ATGTCCGAGTCCCACCTGTCCGCCCGCACCGTCCTCGTCACCGGCGCCACCTCCGGCATCGGCCACGAGACGGCGCGACAGCTCGCCGAGCGCGGCGCCACCGTCCTGCTGCACGGACGCACCCACGAGGAGGCCCGCGCCGCCGCCGACCGGCTGATCGCCACCGCCGACGTCGACGCGGCCCGACTCCACACGTATGGAGCGGACTTCGCACACCTCGACGAGGTCGGGACACTGGCGGACACGATCGTCCGCGCACACCCGCACCTGGACGTCCTGGTCAACAAAGCCGGGATGGCGGCGCCCGAGCGGCACACCCTCACCGCCGACGGGAACGAGATCGCCTTCCAGGTGAACTTCCTCGCCCACTACCTCCTCACGTGCCTCCTGGAGCCCGCCCTCACCAGCGAACCGGGCGGCCGCGTCGTCAATGTCTCCTCGTCGCTGCACCGCACCGCGTCCATCCAGTGGAGCGACCCGCACCGCACTCGCCGCTACTCCCGGCTCGCCGCCTACGCCCAATCGCAGCTCGCCCTCACGGTGTTCGCCGCGGACCCCCGTGTCACCGCGGTCTCCGTGCACCCCGGCGTGTGCGGCACCGCGCTGCTCCCGCTGTACGCCAACGAGGGCGTCACGCCCGCCGAGGGCGCGAGCCATGTGGTGAGGCTGTGCGATCCGGCCTTCGAGGTCGTCAACGGCGCCTACTACGACCGCGCCGAACGCGTCGCCCCCGCTGTCGCCGCCACCGAGGACCGCACCGTGAAGCGACTCAGCAGGCTCGCCGATCTGCTCGTGGGGCGTACGGCGGCCTGA
- a CDS encoding purine-cytosine permease family protein yields MASTIPDPLPGGHTTLGTTAPAATGADHAGHIEAHGIDHIPDGERHGHPRELFSVWAAANVNYLSLVIGGALVLMGLSLWQALAVIVVGNLFWVFTGVLAISGPASGTPSEVITRALYGVIGNRVNNAVTGWMISVCYFALNLSAAATAAFALVEKVGIPANTGVQVAVVVVIAALTLTISVYGHATILRLYLPITLLLTAVFAFVAVAVLGHTDFSYAPAEPLTGSELWVTLISGVTLIAAGPLSYTTSADFSRYLPRTTSAKAVAGWTALGGFLPSVAVCSLGAFAATSVDMTDPQTALEGLLPGWFTPAFLLALVLGTIAINAMTAYSAGLALQAVGLRIRRSVSVLFDGTAAVSLTLYALLVSNFLDTVSDVLQLTVVLLGPAMALYATDIVLRRNRYDGLALTDESPDSPFWYTGGVHRAGALAFGAGVTSAALCVNTLYTGPVAHALGGADLALPVGMVVASALYAGLMRGGLGVREV; encoded by the coding sequence ATGGCGTCCACGATTCCCGACCCGCTGCCGGGCGGGCACACCACGCTCGGCACCACGGCACCCGCCGCGACCGGCGCGGACCACGCGGGTCACATCGAGGCCCACGGCATCGACCACATCCCCGACGGCGAACGCCACGGGCACCCCAGGGAACTCTTCTCCGTGTGGGCCGCGGCGAACGTGAACTACCTGAGCCTGGTGATCGGCGGCGCGCTCGTCCTCATGGGACTGAGCCTGTGGCAGGCTCTCGCGGTGATCGTGGTGGGCAACCTCTTCTGGGTGTTCACGGGCGTGCTCGCGATCTCCGGTCCCGCGTCCGGCACGCCGAGCGAAGTGATCACCCGGGCGCTGTACGGCGTCATCGGGAACCGGGTGAACAACGCGGTCACCGGTTGGATGATCTCGGTCTGCTACTTCGCCCTCAACCTGTCGGCCGCGGCGACCGCGGCGTTCGCCCTGGTCGAGAAGGTGGGGATACCGGCGAACACCGGCGTCCAGGTGGCCGTCGTGGTGGTCATCGCCGCGCTCACCCTGACCATCAGCGTCTACGGCCACGCCACGATCCTGCGGCTGTACCTGCCGATCACCCTTCTGCTCACCGCAGTCTTCGCCTTCGTCGCCGTCGCCGTGCTCGGGCACACCGACTTCTCGTACGCGCCCGCCGAACCGCTCACCGGCTCCGAGCTGTGGGTAACCCTGATCTCCGGCGTCACGCTCATCGCCGCGGGCCCGTTGTCGTACACCACCAGTGCGGACTTCTCCCGCTATCTGCCGCGCACGACGTCCGCGAAGGCGGTCGCGGGCTGGACCGCGCTCGGCGGCTTCCTGCCCAGCGTCGCGGTCTGCTCGCTCGGCGCGTTCGCCGCGACTTCGGTCGACATGACGGATCCGCAGACCGCGCTCGAGGGGCTGCTGCCCGGCTGGTTCACGCCCGCGTTCCTGCTGGCCCTGGTGCTCGGCACGATCGCCATCAACGCCATGACCGCCTACAGCGCCGGTCTCGCCCTGCAAGCCGTAGGCCTGCGCATCCGGCGCTCGGTCAGCGTGCTCTTCGACGGCACGGCGGCGGTCTCCCTGACCCTGTACGCGCTGCTCGTGTCCAACTTCCTGGACACCGTCAGCGACGTCCTCCAGCTCACCGTCGTCCTGCTCGGCCCCGCCATGGCCCTCTACGCCACCGACATCGTCCTGCGCCGCAACCGCTACGACGGGCTCGCGCTCACCGACGAGTCGCCGGACAGCCCCTTCTGGTACACGGGCGGCGTCCACCGGGCCGGCGCGCTGGCCTTCGGTGCAGGCGTCACCTCGGCCGCGCTCTGTGTCAACACGCTCTACACCGGCCCCGTGGCACACGCCTTGGGCGGCGCGGACCTGGCGCTGCCGGTCGGCATGGTCGTCGCGTCGGCGCTCTACGCGGGGCTGATGCGCGGAGGGCTCGGGGTGCGCGAGGTGTGA
- a CDS encoding TetR/AcrR family transcriptional regulator has protein sequence MSSSVQRKRIRKSPAARRAEIVVAAASVALVEGLECVTLRRIAEELDVRPGLISHYFPSVEDLVAEAFGDAASAELDALLPADGEDGTPTQHLTRFFAQTTGESYDDISRLWINARHLSRYRAVLRDRVAEQEAAWRERLAGVIRDGVERDGFRTDDPNVTAIQILVVLDGLGVHATTGDSDRPAVVARMAVATAERELGLAEGTLG, from the coding sequence ATGTCGTCAAGCGTTCAGCGAAAGCGAATTCGGAAATCTCCGGCCGCCCGACGTGCGGAAATCGTCGTGGCGGCGGCCTCGGTCGCCCTGGTCGAGGGGCTGGAGTGCGTCACCCTGCGGCGGATCGCCGAGGAGCTCGACGTGCGGCCGGGGCTGATCAGTCACTACTTCCCCTCGGTGGAGGATCTGGTGGCGGAGGCGTTCGGCGACGCGGCGAGCGCCGAACTCGACGCGCTGCTGCCCGCGGACGGGGAGGACGGCACCCCGACGCAGCACCTGACCAGGTTCTTCGCGCAGACGACGGGGGAGTCGTACGACGACATCAGCCGCCTCTGGATCAACGCGCGGCACCTCAGCCGCTACCGGGCCGTCTTGCGCGACCGCGTCGCCGAGCAGGAGGCCGCCTGGCGCGAGCGGCTCGCCGGGGTCATCCGCGACGGCGTGGAGCGCGACGGATTCCGCACCGACGACCCGAATGTGACGGCCATTCAGATACTGGTGGTGCTGGACGGCCTCGGTGTCCACGCCACTACCGGAGACAGTGACAGGCCCGCGGTGGTGGCCCGGATGGCCGTCGCCACGGCGGAGCGTGAACTCGGTCTGGCGGAGGGAACGTTGGGCTGA
- a CDS encoding amidohydrolase, which translates to MPPTPLVLLSARLLDPVTGAFLPHTALALSGGRIRALGDDREMRALADTSTTVIDLKGAVVTPGLVDGHLHPVSGAELTQGLDLSGCADLDAVRDALAREVSGLAPGAWLHGWGLDPNVFGDRPVGTAAIGPVLDGVPALLQMFDAHSMLASPRALELAGVDGPRTFDQAAEVVCDAAGRPTGLLLEDAACELVERAAPRPTRAERRDQLAGALREMAATGLTGGHAMDAGGESLALYAELDEAGELPMRLRVAPWCQPGTDAEGLRALIEGQGAGGALWRTSGVKLFMDGTIDNGTAWLERPDCHGESTHAFWPDPAVYTHIVGELHRAGVPTATHAIGDAAVRHVLDSVEKARAVGGGANGSPRHRVEHIETVPDDTLRRFAELDVIASMQPTHCCDFTRADHTDNWSRRLGEERAARAWRCRDLWDSGATVVLGSDWPIAPYPPLGVMAGARHRRPSRDLSQDPHGPEQALTALEALQGMTVNAARAAGEEHEAGRLAVGHRADLTVFAESPLGVAATDLPELPVLLTVLDGGTTHRAASM; encoded by the coding sequence GTGCCACCCACCCCCCTCGTCCTGCTGTCCGCCCGCCTGCTCGACCCGGTCACCGGCGCGTTCCTGCCGCACACCGCGTTGGCCCTGTCCGGCGGGCGGATCCGCGCGCTGGGGGACGACCGGGAGATGCGGGCGCTCGCGGACACCTCGACGACCGTGATCGACCTCAAGGGGGCCGTCGTGACGCCCGGTCTGGTCGACGGGCACCTCCATCCCGTATCCGGCGCCGAGTTGACCCAGGGGCTCGACCTCTCGGGCTGCGCGGACCTGGACGCGGTGCGCGACGCGCTGGCCCGCGAGGTCAGCGGGCTCGCGCCCGGGGCGTGGCTGCACGGCTGGGGGCTCGACCCGAACGTCTTCGGCGACCGGCCCGTCGGGACCGCCGCCATCGGTCCCGTGCTCGACGGCGTCCCCGCGCTCCTGCAGATGTTCGACGCCCACTCGATGCTGGCGAGCCCGCGCGCCCTCGAACTCGCCGGGGTCGACGGACCCCGTACCTTCGACCAGGCCGCCGAGGTCGTCTGCGACGCGGCGGGACGCCCCACCGGGCTGCTCCTGGAGGACGCCGCCTGCGAACTCGTGGAACGCGCCGCGCCGCGCCCCACCCGCGCCGAGCGCCGCGACCAACTCGCCGGAGCCCTGCGCGAGATGGCCGCCACCGGGCTCACCGGCGGTCACGCCATGGACGCGGGCGGCGAAAGCCTCGCGCTGTACGCCGAGTTGGACGAAGCGGGCGAACTCCCGATGCGGCTGCGCGTGGCCCCCTGGTGTCAGCCGGGTACGGACGCCGAGGGGCTGCGCGCGCTCATCGAGGGGCAGGGCGCCGGCGGCGCCCTGTGGCGGACCTCGGGTGTCAAGCTCTTCATGGACGGCACCATCGACAACGGCACCGCCTGGCTCGAACGCCCCGACTGCCACGGCGAGTCGACGCACGCGTTCTGGCCCGACCCCGCCGTCTACACGCACATCGTCGGCGAACTCCACCGCGCCGGGGTGCCCACCGCCACGCACGCCATCGGCGACGCCGCCGTACGGCACGTACTCGACTCGGTCGAGAAGGCTCGGGCCGTCGGGGGCGGCGCGAACGGGTCCCCGCGACACCGTGTCGAGCACATCGAGACCGTGCCCGACGACACCCTGCGCAGGTTCGCCGAGCTCGACGTCATCGCCTCCATGCAGCCCACCCACTGCTGCGACTTCACACGTGCCGACCACACCGACAACTGGTCGCGCCGCCTGGGGGAGGAGCGTGCCGCACGCGCCTGGCGCTGCCGCGATCTGTGGGACTCCGGCGCCACCGTCGTCCTCGGCTCGGACTGGCCCATCGCCCCCTACCCGCCGCTCGGCGTCATGGCGGGCGCCCGCCACCGCCGCCCGAGCCGCGACCTGAGCCAGGACCCGCACGGCCCCGAGCAGGCACTCACCGCGCTTGAGGCGCTCCAGGGCATGACCGTCAACGCCGCCCGCGCGGCGGGCGAGGAGCACGAGGCGGGGCGGCTCGCTGTCGGGCACCGTGCCGACCTCACGGTCTTCGCGGAGAGCCCGCTCGGCGTCGCCGCCACGGACCTGCCGGAGCTGCCGGTCCTGCTCACCGTGCTCGACGGCGGGACCACGCACCGCGCCGCGAGCATGTGA
- a CDS encoding ArsR/SmtB family transcription factor yields the protein MSARMHLSPAHSAHPRTPGDDQFALAAELLSLLGDRTRLVLLRRLADGEADVSTLTEVCGAARPAVSQHLARLRLAGLVTTRKEGRRVVYALGDGHLRRVVDEALNLAHHRLTGRPPHD from the coding sequence ATGAGCGCACGCATGCACCTATCACCTGCGCATTCTGCGCATCCGCGCACCCCGGGCGACGACCAGTTCGCCCTGGCGGCCGAGCTGTTGTCGCTGCTCGGCGACCGCACCCGGCTGGTGCTGCTGCGCAGACTCGCCGACGGCGAGGCCGATGTGAGCACGCTGACCGAGGTCTGCGGCGCCGCGCGGCCCGCCGTCAGCCAGCACCTCGCGCGGCTGCGTCTCGCCGGGCTGGTGACCACGCGCAAGGAGGGCCGCCGCGTGGTCTACGCGCTCGGTGACGGCCATCTGCGCCGCGTCGTCGACGAGGCGTTGAACCTCGCGCACCACCGGCTCACCGGCCGTCCCCCGCACGACTGA
- a CDS encoding cation diffusion facilitator family transporter, whose translation MPHSPDHSHSHPHSHPHPRHPLARIRHLFTPHSHDSADKVDAALESSARGMRALWVSLLVLGMTALAQAAVVVVSGSVALLGDTVHNAADALTAVPLGIAFVVGRRAANRRFTYGYGRAEDLAGVAIVLTIAASAAFAAWSSVERLLHPRDMSHIPVVALAAVVGFVGNEWVARYRIRVGREIGSAALVADGLHARTDGFTSLAVLIGAGGAAAGLPLADPLVGLLITVAILLVLKDAAREVLHRVMDAVDPALVDAAERALLDVDGVHAVGELRLRWIGHRLRAEVAVVVDGWLTVREAHRVAVDAEHALLHAVPKLTGATVHADPAPVAGERDPHLALAHHAPA comes from the coding sequence GTGCCGCACTCGCCGGACCACTCCCACTCCCACCCCCACTCCCACCCCCACCCCCGCCATCCGCTCGCTCGCATCCGTCACCTGTTCACGCCCCACTCCCACGACTCCGCCGACAAGGTCGACGCCGCGTTGGAGAGTTCCGCACGCGGGATGCGGGCGTTGTGGGTGTCGCTCCTCGTGCTCGGCATGACGGCCCTGGCGCAAGCCGCCGTCGTGGTCGTCTCCGGTTCCGTCGCGCTGCTCGGCGACACGGTGCACAACGCCGCCGACGCGCTGACGGCCGTGCCGCTCGGCATCGCCTTCGTCGTGGGGCGGCGCGCCGCGAACCGCCGCTTCACCTACGGATACGGCAGGGCCGAGGACCTTGCGGGCGTCGCCATCGTCCTGACCATCGCCGCGTCGGCCGCGTTCGCCGCCTGGTCGTCCGTCGAACGGCTCCTGCATCCACGGGACATGAGCCACATCCCGGTGGTCGCCCTCGCCGCCGTCGTCGGGTTCGTCGGCAACGAATGGGTGGCCCGCTACCGCATCCGCGTCGGACGTGAGATCGGCTCGGCCGCCCTGGTCGCCGACGGACTGCACGCGCGCACGGACGGCTTCACCTCCCTCGCCGTACTGATCGGCGCGGGCGGCGCCGCCGCGGGCCTGCCGCTCGCGGACCCCCTGGTCGGCCTGCTGATCACCGTGGCGATCCTGCTGGTCCTCAAGGACGCGGCCCGCGAGGTCCTGCACCGCGTGATGGACGCCGTCGACCCGGCGCTCGTCGACGCGGCCGAGCGCGCGCTCCTGGACGTGGACGGCGTGCACGCGGTCGGTGAGCTGCGGCTGCGCTGGATCGGGCACCGGCTGCGCGCCGAGGTCGCGGTCGTCGTCGACGGCTGGCTGACGGTGCGGGAGGCGCACCGGGTCGCCGTCGACGCGGAACACGCGCTGCTTCACGCGGTGCCGAAACTGACCGGGGCCACGGTCCACGCCGACCCCGCGCCCGTCGCGGGCGAGCGGGACCCGCATCTGGCGCTGGCCCACCACGCACCCGCCTGA
- a CDS encoding PepSY-associated TM helix domain-containing protein: protein MPADPTVLVPDDGQQPDAPPKPPQESADPHPVARRSARASLRPLVLRLHFYAGLLIAPFLLVAATTGLLYAGSYQVEKYVYADELRVPVGEDKTEVPLARQVAAARKAHPEGTISAVRPSPEEGATTRVLLSGVPGVDPDHTLAVFVNPYTAEVRGALEQYGASGALPLRTWIDGLHRDLHLGEPGRLYSELAASWLWVIAGGGLVLWFGRRRSRRKLRGTKGGRRTLALHGSVGAWAAAGLFFLSATGLTWSTYAGQSISDLREAVNQTTPTVSASVTPGGAAGAGSGGEHSGHGAASGGVGAGTGAGAGSGGGAGRGGADVGLDAVLKSAREKGLSNPVEIVPPTDEASAYVVKQVQRSWPEKQDSVAVDPTSGQVTDVLRFDDYPVLAKLSRWGIDAHSGSLFGLANQIALAALAVCLILLIVLGYRMWWRRGRGNSFGRPMARGAWQDVPAYVLVPALAVIAVLGYFMPLLGIPLAVFLGVDIVLGEIAYRRGKRTYA from the coding sequence ATGCCCGCCGATCCCACCGTCCTCGTCCCAGACGACGGGCAGCAGCCGGACGCACCCCCGAAGCCACCACAGGAATCGGCGGACCCCCACCCCGTGGCACGGCGCTCCGCCAGGGCGTCACTGCGCCCCCTGGTCCTGCGCCTGCACTTCTACGCTGGGCTGCTCATAGCCCCCTTCCTGCTCGTTGCCGCCACGACAGGGCTGCTGTACGCGGGGTCGTACCAGGTCGAGAAGTACGTGTACGCCGATGAACTCCGCGTCCCCGTCGGCGAGGACAAGACGGAGGTGCCCCTGGCCCGCCAGGTGGCCGCCGCGCGCAAGGCGCATCCCGAGGGCACGATCAGCGCGGTGCGGCCTTCGCCCGAGGAGGGCGCGACCACCCGCGTCCTGCTCTCCGGGGTCCCCGGCGTGGACCCCGACCACACGCTCGCCGTCTTCGTGAACCCGTACACGGCCGAGGTGCGCGGCGCGCTGGAGCAGTACGGCGCCAGCGGGGCGCTTCCGCTGCGCACCTGGATCGACGGGCTCCACCGGGATCTCCACCTCGGCGAGCCGGGCCGCCTCTACAGCGAACTCGCCGCGAGTTGGCTCTGGGTGATCGCGGGCGGCGGGCTCGTCCTGTGGTTCGGGCGGCGCAGGTCGCGCAGGAAGCTGCGGGGGACGAAGGGCGGCCGACGCACCCTGGCACTGCACGGTTCGGTGGGCGCCTGGGCGGCCGCGGGTCTGTTCTTCCTGTCGGCGACGGGCCTGACCTGGTCGACGTACGCGGGCCAGAGCATCAGCGACCTGCGGGAGGCCGTCAACCAGACGACGCCCACGGTGTCGGCGAGCGTCACGCCCGGCGGTGCGGCGGGGGCGGGGTCGGGCGGTGAGCACTCCGGCCACGGTGCCGCTTCCGGCGGCGTGGGAGCGGGTACGGGAGCGGGAGCCGGATCCGGGGGAGGCGCGGGGCGGGGCGGAGCCGACGTCGGACTAGACGCCGTCCTCAAGTCCGCCCGCGAGAAGGGGCTTTCGAACCCGGTGGAGATCGTCCCGCCGACCGACGAGGCATCGGCGTACGTCGTGAAGCAGGTCCAGCGCAGCTGGCCCGAGAAGCAGGACTCCGTCGCCGTGGATCCCACCAGCGGCCAGGTGACCGATGTGCTGCGGTTCGACGACTATCCGGTGCTGGCCAAGCTGTCCCGCTGGGGCATCGACGCGCACTCCGGCTCCCTGTTCGGCCTCGCCAACCAGATCGCGCTCGCCGCGCTCGCCGTCTGCCTGATCCTGCTGATCGTCCTGGGCTACCGGATGTGGTGGCGGCGCGGCCGAGGGAACAGTTTCGGACGGCCGATGGCGCGCGGCGCCTGGCAGGACGTCCCCGCGTACGTCCTCGTCCCGGCGCTCGCGGTGATCGCCGTGCTCGGCTACTTCATGCCGCTGCTCGGCATTCCGCTGGCGGTGTTCCTGGGCGTGGACATCGTGCTGGGGGAGATCGCGTACCGGCGCGGCAAACGTACGTACGCGTGA
- a CDS encoding ferredoxin: MTVTPSPPGLPTLPEPPTAPRRADADSAPAFSRGVPQDVPKDIPKGAPTDVPREARHEDLVRYLEDRFACVQACDDCVRVCAVRQGPADPGATPRLNSACADVCDATSRVLAEQSDQDEERVRMQVEWCRAICLQCASLCDLGSAADGCAQACRRCAKACADFLTTLG, translated from the coding sequence GTGACCGTCACGCCATCCCCGCCGGGCCTGCCGACCCTGCCGGAGCCGCCGACCGCGCCCCGCCGTGCCGACGCCGACAGCGCCCCGGCGTTCTCCCGAGGCGTGCCCCAGGACGTACCGAAGGACATTCCGAAGGGCGCACCGACTGACGTACCCAGAGAGGCACGTCACGAGGACCTGGTCCGCTACCTGGAGGACCGCTTCGCCTGTGTCCAGGCGTGCGACGACTGCGTCCGCGTCTGCGCCGTACGCCAGGGCCCCGCGGACCCCGGCGCGACCCCGCGCCTCAACTCGGCCTGCGCGGACGTGTGCGACGCGACCTCACGGGTCCTCGCCGAGCAGAGCGACCAGGACGAGGAGCGGGTCCGCATGCAGGTCGAGTGGTGCCGTGCCATCTGCCTCCAGTGCGCGAGCCTCTGCGACCTCGGGTCCGCCGCCGACGGCTGTGCGCAGGCGTGCCGCCGCTGCGCGAAGGCTTGCGCGGACTTCCTGACAACCTTGGGTTGA
- a CDS encoding DinB family protein has product MTGDQRVGPPSFGSERETLRAFLDYQRATLAMKCEGLTDEQLKQRSMPPSTLTLLGLVRHMAEVERAWFRRVFEDNDVPLVWSDEIDFQAAYDASASTRDEAFSAWEAEVENSRRVERAADSLDQAGHQPRWGEEVSLRMVMVHVLLEYGRHNGHADFLREGVDGTVGA; this is encoded by the coding sequence GTGACCGGCGACCAACGCGTGGGACCGCCCAGTTTCGGCAGTGAGCGCGAGACACTGCGGGCCTTTCTCGACTACCAACGGGCGACCCTCGCCATGAAGTGCGAGGGGCTCACCGACGAGCAGCTGAAGCAGCGGTCGATGCCGCCGTCCACGCTCACGCTGCTCGGGCTCGTGCGGCACATGGCGGAGGTGGAACGCGCCTGGTTCCGCCGGGTGTTCGAGGACAACGACGTGCCGTTGGTCTGGTCCGACGAGATCGACTTCCAGGCCGCGTACGACGCGAGCGCGTCGACCAGGGACGAGGCGTTCTCCGCCTGGGAGGCCGAGGTGGAGAACTCGCGCCGCGTCGAGCGCGCGGCGGACTCCCTCGACCAGGCCGGACATCAGCCCCGCTGGGGCGAGGAGGTGTCCCTGCGGATGGTCATGGTGCACGTACTCCTGGAGTACGGCCGCCACAACGGCCACGCGGACTTCCTGCGGGAGGGCGTGGACGGGACGGTGGGTGCCTGA